One Acetonema longum DSM 6540 DNA window includes the following coding sequences:
- a CDS encoding M20 metallopeptidase family protein: MTDIKALAAGQKDYVISLRRHFHMFPELGGEEYRTQEKVMEELKACGLSPRSAAGTGVIAEFTGGRPGKRVAIRADMDALPLQDEIDQPYRSQHAGICHACGHDGHTAMLLGVAKSMKSLQAELAGSVRFLFQPSEEKFPGGAEAMIADGAMDGVDYVLGAHLWQAVPAGKIGVTYGRMMASPDAFTLTIQGRGGHGSMPHQTVDPIFIGAQIVVALKTITGCNMDPMEPAVLSLGMFKSGEAFNVIPDVAVIKGSVRTFQEATRQRIFERIHQICQGICQASGAQYKLDAIFGYPPVINHPAISKVIAQAGEQALGRDGVIEIVPVLGGEDFSFYLGKAPGAFMFVGAGNPEKGIVYPQHHPKFDIDETALPGGVEVLLRATLTLGGGR; this comes from the coding sequence ATGACTGATATTAAAGCTTTAGCGGCAGGGCAGAAGGACTATGTGATTTCCCTGCGCCGTCATTTTCACATGTTTCCGGAACTGGGCGGCGAGGAATACCGGACGCAGGAGAAGGTCATGGAGGAACTGAAAGCGTGCGGCCTTTCGCCACGATCGGCGGCGGGCACCGGGGTCATTGCTGAATTTACAGGCGGCCGGCCCGGCAAGCGGGTGGCCATCCGGGCGGATATGGATGCCCTGCCGCTGCAGGATGAAATCGATCAACCTTATCGGTCCCAACATGCAGGCATCTGCCATGCCTGCGGCCATGACGGTCATACGGCCATGCTGCTGGGGGTGGCCAAAAGCATGAAGTCACTGCAGGCTGAACTGGCCGGCAGCGTGCGTTTCCTGTTCCAGCCCAGCGAGGAAAAGTTTCCCGGTGGGGCGGAAGCCATGATTGCCGACGGCGCCATGGATGGCGTGGACTATGTGCTGGGGGCTCACCTTTGGCAGGCGGTGCCTGCCGGCAAAATCGGGGTGACTTATGGTCGGATGATGGCGTCGCCGGATGCGTTTACCCTGACCATTCAGGGGCGGGGCGGACATGGGTCCATGCCTCATCAGACCGTAGACCCGATCTTTATCGGAGCCCAGATCGTGGTGGCCTTAAAAACGATCACTGGATGCAATATGGACCCTATGGAACCGGCGGTATTGTCCCTGGGTATGTTTAAGTCGGGAGAAGCCTTTAACGTGATTCCGGACGTGGCGGTCATCAAAGGGTCGGTCCGTACATTCCAGGAAGCGACGCGTCAGCGGATTTTCGAACGGATTCACCAAATCTGCCAGGGGATCTGCCAGGCGTCCGGCGCTCAATATAAATTGGATGCGATTTTTGGTTATCCGCCGGTTATCAATCATCCGGCAATTTCCAAGGTCATCGCCCAAGCCGGAGAACAAGCCCTGGGCAGGGATGGAGTCATCGAAATTGTACCGGTACTGGGCGGGGAGGATTTTTCGTTCTATCTGGGAAAGGCTCCCGGCGCCTTTATGTTCGTCGGCGCCGGCAACCCGGAAAAAGGCATTGTCTATCCCCAACATCACCCTAAATTCGATATTGATGAGACCGCCTTGCCCGGGGGGGTAGAGGTGCTGCTGCGGGCCACTCTTACCTTAGGGGGGGGCCGTTGA
- a CDS encoding hemolysin family protein yields MDTESIGLVIGLIIALVVASGFFSMAEIAVVSARKARLEMRAEEGKKGAQAALTAVRQPDRLLPALQVGITLSGICIGALGGTVLADGLSVYLKTIPYLAPHSYSLSLVLVVTVLAFISMIFGELAPKQIALTRPESVVVMVASPLTVFAGLFSPIVALLSKITSLVLRFLPANTASEPAVIEEEVYLLLEHGAKDGTFDKAEQDMVQRVFQLDDIRASALMTPRTQVDWLDIEEGLDVHLDIVRESPHSRFPVGRESLDDVVGIIYARDILTETLAGRPFVLAEHLHTPLFVPRSMSGLEILESFKKSGTHIALVIDEYGGMLGLITLNDILEKIVGVMPLAEDAAAPPIVQRADGSWLVDGMLPVEDLKSLLAVEELPAENRENYQTLGGFVTSYLEHIPAASEHFIWKDWRFEIMDMDRARVDKVLVSAVETAAASEVTDRDIP; encoded by the coding sequence TTGGATACGGAGTCTATAGGTTTGGTGATAGGACTCATTATTGCTTTGGTTGTAGCAAGCGGTTTCTTTTCTATGGCCGAAATTGCTGTCGTATCTGCCCGGAAAGCCCGGCTTGAGATGCGGGCTGAGGAAGGAAAAAAAGGAGCCCAGGCGGCTTTGACAGCTGTCCGCCAGCCGGATCGGCTGCTGCCCGCGCTGCAGGTGGGGATTACCCTCAGCGGCATCTGTATCGGTGCTTTGGGCGGCACGGTACTGGCAGACGGACTGTCAGTGTATCTGAAAACAATACCTTATCTGGCTCCCCATAGTTACAGCTTGAGCCTGGTGCTCGTCGTAACCGTTCTGGCGTTTATTTCGATGATATTCGGCGAGCTGGCGCCTAAACAGATCGCTTTGACCCGGCCTGAATCAGTGGTCGTTATGGTGGCTTCGCCTCTTACCGTATTTGCCGGCCTTTTCTCCCCGATTGTGGCCCTTTTAAGCAAGATCACCAGCTTGGTCCTGCGGTTTTTGCCAGCGAATACCGCCAGTGAACCGGCGGTCATTGAGGAAGAAGTATACCTGCTCTTAGAGCACGGCGCCAAAGATGGGACCTTTGACAAAGCCGAGCAGGATATGGTGCAAAGGGTTTTCCAACTGGACGATATCCGGGCCAGCGCCCTGATGACGCCCCGTACCCAGGTGGACTGGCTGGATATTGAGGAAGGACTGGATGTTCATCTGGATATCGTCCGGGAAAGTCCTCATTCCCGCTTTCCCGTGGGCAGGGAAAGTCTGGATGACGTGGTAGGGATCATTTATGCCAGGGACATTCTGACCGAAACTCTGGCTGGCAGACCGTTTGTTCTGGCGGAGCATCTGCACACGCCGCTGTTTGTGCCCCGCAGTATGAGCGGACTGGAAATCCTGGAATCCTTCAAAAAATCCGGCACCCATATTGCCTTGGTCATTGATGAGTATGGAGGCATGCTGGGGCTCATCACCCTGAATGATATTCTGGAAAAGATTGTCGGGGTTATGCCTTTGGCCGAAGATGCCGCCGCGCCTCCCATTGTACAGCGGGCGGACGGGTCCTGGCTGGTGGATGGCATGCTGCCGGTGGAGGATTTGAAAAGCTTGCTGGCTGTAGAAGAACTGCCGGCGGAAAATCGGGAAAACTATCAGACCCTGGGTGGGTTTGTCACATCCTATCTGGAACATATTCCCGCCGCTTCCGAGCATTTTATCTGGAAGGACTGGCGGTTTGAGATCATGGATATGGACCGGGCACGAGTGGATAAAGTACTGGTTTCGGCTGTAGAAACTGCGGCTGCAAGCGAAGTAACCGATAGAGATATCCCATAA
- a CDS encoding ABC transporter permease: MDWTTYLTTRSDYLVKTTVDHLTMAAWVIAMAVSAGIVTGIFIAKLSRLAKPVLNLASIIQTIPVLAMFALLMPFVGIGSKAGVIAVTLYSVLPIIQNTYTGITNVDPSFIDAGRGMGMTERDLLIKVELPLAMPVILAGIRTASVLAVAMITLVALIGGSGLGKVIFRGITKVDNTEIMVGAILAAILAILADGILGLAEKKLRWDSAKRVRG, translated from the coding sequence ATGGATTGGACGACGTACCTGACCACCCGGTCTGATTATTTGGTGAAAACAACCGTCGACCACCTGACAATGGCGGCCTGGGTTATTGCAATGGCGGTAAGCGCAGGTATTGTCACCGGCATTTTTATCGCCAAACTGTCGCGCCTGGCAAAGCCAGTGCTGAATTTAGCCAGCATTATTCAGACCATTCCGGTTCTGGCCATGTTTGCGCTGCTGATGCCGTTTGTCGGCATCGGTTCTAAAGCCGGCGTTATTGCCGTTACTTTATATTCTGTGCTGCCGATTATTCAGAACACATATACAGGCATTACCAATGTAGATCCGAGTTTCATTGATGCCGGCAGGGGGATGGGCATGACTGAGCGAGACCTTTTGATTAAAGTGGAGCTGCCATTGGCTATGCCGGTCATACTGGCCGGCATACGCACGGCGTCAGTCCTTGCAGTGGCTATGATAACTCTGGTCGCGCTGATTGGCGGCAGCGGCTTGGGGAAGGTTATCTTCCGCGGTATCACCAAAGTCGATAATACTGAAATCATGGTGGGGGCCATTCTGGCGGCCATACTGGCCATACTGGCCGATGGGATCTTAGGGCTGGCGGAGAAAAAGTTGCGATGGGACAGCGCAAAACGAGTAAGAGGGTGA
- a CDS encoding ABC transporter permease yields MDYVLYFVEQHVRIITATWEHILLTVAAVGAAVLCAIPAGILLSRHKQSQKPVFAVVNTIQTVPSLALLGFMIPLLGLGDTPAVVALFLYALLPILRNTVIGMDGVDKGMLEAATGMGMTRWQILWRVELPLAMPTILAGIRIATIVIIGWATLAAYVGGSGLGRLIVAGLATARLKLVVAGAVPAVILALGANYLLSCIERRLRVSRA; encoded by the coding sequence ATGGATTATGTACTGTATTTTGTGGAACAACATGTCCGGATCATCACTGCCACCTGGGAACATATCCTGCTGACGGTCGCTGCGGTGGGGGCTGCGGTGCTTTGTGCGATTCCGGCCGGAATTCTCTTATCCCGTCATAAACAGTCGCAAAAACCGGTGTTTGCAGTTGTGAATACGATACAGACCGTCCCAAGTTTGGCCCTTTTGGGCTTCATGATCCCGTTGCTGGGCCTGGGCGATACGCCGGCGGTTGTAGCCCTGTTTCTCTACGCATTGCTGCCGATTTTGCGCAATACGGTCATTGGAATGGACGGAGTGGACAAAGGGATGCTGGAGGCCGCCACCGGCATGGGTATGACCCGGTGGCAGATTTTGTGGCGGGTCGAATTGCCACTGGCGATGCCTACCATTCTGGCCGGCATCCGGATCGCTACAATCGTGATCATTGGCTGGGCAACATTAGCCGCCTATGTAGGCGGCAGCGGCCTGGGGAGGCTGATTGTCGCCGGCCTGGCTACCGCCCGGCTGAAGCTGGTGGTGGCAGGCGCCGTTCCGGCCGTAATTCTGGCGCTGGGCGCCAATTATTTACTGAGCTGCATTGAGAGAAGGCTGCGCGTAAGCAGAGCCTAG
- a CDS encoding osmoprotectant ABC transporter substrate-binding protein: MRKCIALLVIGILFITFTAGCGSTSIPTDSKVKPVRVGSLTFSESVILAEMIKLLLEENLGYQVDHVTNLSTSTIAHQAMINKEIDISSRYTGTEMTGPLEMDQPIRDPEKAFDHVQNEYQKRFQQTWLKPYGFENTYALTVRRDVAEKYGLKKVSDLAKVAANMRLGTDTSFLEREGDGYAAFCQLYGFKFGQTFPMEIGLVYQAVKSQQVDVVIAYSTDSRVKSFDLVVLEDDKRFFPPYEAAILIRNETLEQYKGLKEELEKLSGKISTTTMTELNYKVDEQKLDPVKVAREFLQQQGLLK; this comes from the coding sequence ATGAGAAAATGTATCGCATTGCTGGTTATCGGCATATTGTTCATTACCTTCACCGCAGGCTGCGGCTCTACGTCGATCCCAACGGACAGCAAAGTCAAACCCGTCCGGGTTGGTTCCTTAACCTTTTCCGAATCGGTCATCCTGGCGGAAATGATCAAACTATTGCTTGAGGAAAATCTGGGCTATCAGGTAGACCACGTCACCAACCTCAGTACTTCCACCATTGCCCATCAGGCCATGATCAATAAAGAAATCGATATCAGCAGCCGCTATACCGGCACCGAAATGACCGGCCCATTGGAGATGGATCAACCGATCCGGGACCCTGAGAAGGCGTTTGATCATGTTCAGAACGAATACCAAAAGAGGTTTCAGCAAACCTGGCTGAAACCTTACGGTTTTGAAAATACATACGCTCTCACGGTACGGCGGGATGTTGCCGAAAAGTACGGCTTAAAAAAAGTTTCTGATCTGGCTAAGGTTGCCGCCAATATGAGGCTGGGTACTGACACATCCTTTCTGGAGCGGGAAGGTGACGGCTACGCGGCCTTCTGCCAGTTATACGGCTTTAAATTCGGGCAAACATTCCCGATGGAAATCGGCTTGGTGTATCAGGCAGTGAAAAGTCAGCAGGTGGATGTGGTCATCGCCTACTCTACAGACTCCCGGGTTAAATCCTTTGATTTGGTCGTGCTGGAAGACGACAAACGATTCTTCCCTCCCTACGAAGCCGCGATTCTGATCCGCAATGAAACTCTGGAGCAATATAAAGGTCTGAAAGAAGAACTGGAAAAGCTAAGCGGTAAAATATCCACAACAACCATGACGGAATTAAACTATAAAGTGGATGAACAGAAATTGGATCCGGTCAAAGTCGCCCGGGAGTTTCTGCAACAACAAGGCCTGCTCAAGTAG
- a CDS encoding ABC transporter ATP-binding protein (Members of the family are the ATP-binding subunit of ABC transporters for substrates such as betaine, L-proline or other amino acids, choline, carnitine, etc. The substrate specificity is best determined from the substrate-binding subunit, rather than this subunit, as it interacts with the permease subunit and not with substrate directly.) yields MIELIKVSKTYPGGAVVLQDISLTVETGEILILIGPSGCGKTTTMRMINRLIEPTRGTIRINGEDIERFDPVELRRNIGYVIQSVGLFPHMKIGENISVVPSLKGSNQVECQEKALKLLELVGLPADYLSRYPRELSGGQQQRVGVARALAADPDIILMDEPFGALDPITRGNLQDELLRLQKEVRKTIVFVTHDMDEAIKLGDRIAILKEGKILQVDTPEQLMTNPAHGFVETFLGSRRLVQQPEWISVKEIMITEPVVCQPDLSLQKALQHMRRSLVDSLLVIGPGRRLCGIVTALEIHHKINEAKRVEEIMTPPKVTAGVDENLKMALQLMADHNLSNLPVTDDAGNLVGLITRGSLVKVLAQKMVV; encoded by the coding sequence ATGATTGAACTAATTAAGGTATCCAAAACCTATCCCGGCGGGGCAGTTGTATTACAGGACATATCACTAACAGTGGAAACCGGGGAAATATTGATCTTAATCGGTCCCAGCGGCTGCGGCAAAACAACGACCATGAGGATGATCAACCGGTTGATTGAACCCACCAGAGGGACGATTCGCATCAACGGGGAAGATATTGAACGTTTCGATCCGGTAGAATTAAGGCGTAACATCGGTTATGTTATTCAAAGCGTCGGCTTGTTCCCCCATATGAAGATCGGGGAAAATATCAGCGTGGTCCCCAGTCTGAAAGGATCTAATCAGGTCGAATGTCAGGAGAAAGCCCTTAAACTTCTGGAACTCGTCGGCCTGCCGGCGGACTATCTGAGCCGATATCCCCGTGAACTGAGCGGCGGGCAGCAGCAGCGGGTGGGAGTGGCCAGAGCGCTGGCGGCTGATCCGGACATTATTCTAATGGATGAACCGTTTGGCGCTCTGGACCCGATTACGCGGGGCAACCTGCAGGATGAACTGCTGCGGCTGCAAAAGGAAGTCCGGAAAACAATAGTGTTCGTGACCCATGATATGGATGAAGCCATTAAACTGGGCGACCGTATCGCTATCCTGAAAGAAGGGAAAATACTGCAGGTCGATACACCGGAACAATTGATGACCAATCCGGCTCATGGGTTTGTGGAGACATTTCTGGGCAGCCGGCGGCTAGTGCAGCAGCCGGAATGGATTTCGGTCAAAGAGATCATGATCACTGAGCCGGTCGTGTGCCAGCCGGATCTCAGTTTGCAAAAGGCTTTGCAGCACATGCGGCGCAGTCTGGTTGACAGCCTTTTGGTGATTGGCCCGGGCAGAAGACTGTGTGGAATCGTCACCGCACTGGAGATCCACCATAAAATCAATGAAGCTAAGCGGGTGGAAGAGATTATGACTCCGCCGAAAGTGACGGCGGGAGTTGACGAGAATTTAAAAATGGCCCTTCAATTGATGGCCGACCATAATCTTTCCAATTTACCGGTTACTGATGACGCGGGAAATCTGGTAGGATTGATTACCCGGGGCAGTTTAGTGAAAGTATTGGCGCAAAAAATGGTTGTCTGA
- a CDS encoding DUF3100 domain-containing protein: MIDALKNWKLHAIVATLVIVSELIGMIQFKVGPGMVILLPMLYALIFGILLTPKFLKIAKDKDMIDASSLITITLMLLMARYGTLVGPTLPKIIQTGPALILQELGNFGTIFLGVPLAIWLGLKRETIGAAHSIAREPNVALIGDIYGLNSAEGRGVMGVYICGTVFGTIFYALMTSFAAALLPLHPYSLGMATGVGSASMMTASAGVLVTMFPDMKDQILSLGAASNMLSGLYGLYISLWMSLPMTEWLYRKLYRLKFGVPAPEREAKA, from the coding sequence ATGATTGACGCGTTGAAAAACTGGAAACTGCATGCCATCGTAGCCACACTGGTGATTGTTTCAGAACTCATCGGCATGATCCAGTTCAAGGTAGGTCCGGGGATGGTGATCCTGTTGCCCATGCTTTATGCTCTTATTTTCGGTATTTTATTAACTCCCAAATTCCTCAAAATCGCCAAGGACAAAGACATGATCGATGCCAGCAGCCTGATTACGATTACCCTGATGCTGTTAATGGCCCGCTATGGCACTTTGGTCGGTCCTACCCTGCCAAAGATCATTCAGACCGGCCCGGCCCTTATTTTACAAGAATTAGGCAATTTCGGCACCATCTTTTTGGGCGTACCCCTTGCGATCTGGCTGGGCTTAAAACGGGAGACCATCGGCGCTGCCCATTCTATAGCCCGGGAACCCAACGTGGCTTTAATCGGTGACATCTACGGGCTAAACAGTGCCGAAGGGCGGGGAGTCATGGGCGTATATATCTGCGGCACCGTGTTCGGAACCATTTTCTATGCCCTGATGACCAGCTTCGCCGCTGCGCTGCTGCCGCTCCACCCTTACTCCCTGGGCATGGCTACCGGGGTTGGCAGCGCCAGTATGATGACAGCTTCCGCCGGAGTTTTGGTTACCATGTTCCCGGATATGAAAGATCAGATTCTATCCCTGGGTGCTGCCAGCAACATGCTGTCGGGCTTGTACGGACTCTATATCTCCCTGTGGATGTCCCTGCCCATGACCGAATGGCTGTATCGCAAGCTGTACCGGCTTAAATTCGGTGTGCCGGCGCCGGAAAGAGAGGCAAAAGCATGA
- a CDS encoding amidohydrolase, which translates to MITEELKNQVGQTIDAQSSRIIGLAKEIQKNPELGYKEYKTAALTGGFFKELGLSCREGLAITGVRAMLEGGQPGPNVAVLGELDAVICPDSPDADPQTGAAHTCGHFLQIAAMAGVALGLAESGIAPELAGRVSFMAVPAEEYIEIAYRQQLREQGKIHFLGGKQELVYRGEFDDVDLAMMIHSQKNAPRPLVALGDSSNGFIGKTIQYIGREAHAAEAPDQGVNALNAAMLGLMGIHALRETFRDSDIIRVHPVITKGGDLVNTVPADVRLETYVRAKTMAAIDTTHHKVDRALKAGGDAIGAQTVIKTIPGYLPLASSRSMNLLFKDNAARLIPPEQIINAGHFGASTDMGDISHLLPSLHPFVGGVFGALHTRDFKVADYQAACVLPAKLMAMTVIDLLADGAKQAKDIQQQFKPLLTKEQYLKILEGYFS; encoded by the coding sequence ATGATTACGGAGGAACTAAAAAACCAAGTCGGCCAGACGATCGACGCCCAGTCGTCCCGGATTATCGGCCTGGCAAAGGAGATCCAGAAAAACCCGGAATTGGGTTACAAAGAATACAAAACTGCCGCTCTGACCGGCGGTTTTTTTAAGGAACTGGGCCTTTCCTGCCGGGAAGGGCTGGCGATTACCGGTGTCCGGGCCATGCTGGAAGGTGGACAGCCGGGTCCCAATGTAGCCGTGCTGGGGGAACTGGACGCGGTCATCTGCCCCGATAGCCCTGATGCCGACCCCCAAACCGGAGCTGCCCATACCTGCGGTCATTTTCTGCAGATAGCCGCCATGGCCGGGGTGGCGCTGGGGCTGGCTGAAAGCGGCATAGCTCCCGAACTGGCCGGCCGGGTCAGTTTTATGGCCGTGCCGGCGGAGGAATATATAGAGATTGCCTACCGGCAGCAATTGAGGGAGCAAGGCAAAATCCACTTTCTCGGCGGCAAGCAGGAACTGGTCTACCGGGGCGAATTCGACGATGTGGATTTAGCGATGATGATCCATTCCCAAAAGAATGCTCCCCGGCCGCTGGTAGCTCTCGGCGATTCCAGCAACGGCTTTATCGGCAAGACCATTCAATATATCGGCAGAGAGGCTCACGCCGCCGAGGCGCCCGATCAGGGAGTCAATGCCCTGAACGCCGCCATGCTGGGCCTGATGGGCATCCATGCCCTGAGGGAAACCTTCCGGGATTCCGATATCATCCGGGTCCACCCGGTCATCACCAAAGGAGGTGATCTAGTCAATACGGTACCGGCTGACGTACGCCTGGAAACCTATGTCCGGGCCAAAACCATGGCGGCCATTGACACTACCCACCACAAGGTGGACCGGGCCTTAAAAGCCGGCGGCGATGCCATTGGAGCTCAAACCGTGATTAAGACCATTCCCGGTTATTTGCCTCTGGCCAGTTCCCGGTCCATGAATTTGTTGTTTAAGGACAATGCCGCCCGGCTGATCCCACCGGAACAAATCATCAATGCCGGTCATTTTGGCGCTTCCACTGACATGGGGGACATCTCCCATCTCCTGCCATCGCTGCATCCCTTCGTAGGCGGCGTTTTCGGAGCCCTGCACACCAGAGATTTTAAGGTGGCTGATTATCAAGCGGCCTGTGTTCTGCCGGCCAAGCTGATGGCCATGACTGTCATTGATTTACTGGCCGACGGAGCCAAACAGGCCAAAGACATTCAGCAGCAGTTCAAGCCGCTCCTGACCAAGGAGCAATATCTTAAAATACTGGAAGGGTACTTTTCTTAA
- a CDS encoding YhcH/YjgK/YiaL family protein — protein MIQGDMKNLDQELFLFHPLLQKGLQYLKNTDFSKLAAGRYEIDGDILFALVQEYEPQPKQDRKAETHAKYADVQYVAQGQECIGFARLTPDCEVAEDKLAEKDAVFYKTVKDEVDLVLDAGSYAVFMPADVHRPCCLGPAGRVQVKKVVLKVKVSVLK, from the coding sequence ATGATACAGGGAGATATGAAAAATCTGGATCAGGAACTGTTTTTGTTTCATCCCTTGCTGCAAAAGGGGCTGCAATACCTGAAAAATACAGATTTTTCTAAGCTAGCGGCCGGCCGGTATGAAATTGACGGTGATATCTTATTTGCGCTGGTGCAGGAATATGAGCCTCAGCCTAAGCAAGACCGCAAGGCTGAAACCCATGCCAAATATGCCGATGTCCAGTATGTGGCTCAAGGGCAGGAATGTATCGGTTTTGCCCGTTTAACACCCGATTGTGAAGTGGCGGAAGACAAGCTGGCCGAGAAAGACGCCGTTTTCTATAAAACGGTGAAAGACGAAGTGGATCTGGTTCTCGATGCCGGATCTTATGCCGTATTTATGCCGGCGGATGTGCACCGGCCATGCTGCCTGGGACCCGCCGGCAGGGTTCAGGTGAAAAAAGTGGTGTTGAAGGTGAAAGTCAGCGTATTGAAGTAG
- the uvsE gene encoding UV DNA damage repair endonuclease UvsE yields MRVRFGYVAKALGIPNGSPNQSITLKKLKKVEEQPEQLDLLRRILAHNLEATRQVLYYNQSRRINVYRFSSRMVPLASHPVTKGWDYIGEFRSQWHEIGAFVTTHGVRVSAHPDHLTLLSTPKKDVLAAALRELAYHGAMFDAMGLPYAPQFVLHAGGVYKNKASSLERFVKEYQQLPDNIRLRIIIENDDKSYDASDVLPLCQKLGCPMVFDLHHHQCLQRGENLGELWADIVATWGEHTPKIHLSSAKSAKDPRPHAAYVHIDDFLPFLHIAKELDRDFDVMLEAKEKDRALAVLMKDLEKAKGIKRLEPASIVL; encoded by the coding sequence ATGCGAGTACGATTCGGCTATGTAGCCAAGGCCCTGGGAATTCCCAACGGCTCCCCCAATCAATCGATCACCCTCAAAAAGCTGAAAAAAGTCGAAGAACAGCCGGAACAGCTGGACCTGCTGCGGCGGATCCTGGCTCATAATCTGGAAGCCACCCGGCAAGTTTTGTATTATAATCAGTCCCGCCGGATTAATGTATACCGGTTTAGTTCCCGTATGGTTCCTTTAGCGTCACATCCGGTAACCAAAGGCTGGGATTATATCGGAGAATTCCGGTCCCAATGGCACGAAATCGGCGCCTTTGTTACCACCCACGGTGTTAGAGTCAGCGCTCATCCCGACCATCTAACGCTGTTGAGCACCCCAAAGAAGGATGTCCTGGCGGCCGCCCTGCGGGAATTGGCCTACCACGGGGCCATGTTCGACGCCATGGGACTCCCCTATGCCCCCCAGTTTGTCCTTCATGCCGGCGGAGTATATAAAAACAAAGCATCTTCCCTGGAGCGGTTTGTGAAAGAGTATCAGCAGCTGCCGGATAACATCCGCCTGCGGATCATAATTGAAAACGACGACAAAAGTTACGATGCGTCAGACGTGCTGCCCCTCTGCCAGAAACTGGGGTGCCCCATGGTATTTGACCTGCATCATCACCAATGCCTGCAGCGCGGGGAAAATCTGGGCGAGTTATGGGCGGACATCGTGGCTACGTGGGGAGAGCATACCCCAAAAATCCATTTATCCAGTGCAAAAAGCGCCAAAGATCCCCGGCCTCACGCTGCATATGTCCATATTGATGATTTTCTGCCATTTTTGCATATAGCAAAAGAATTGGACCGGGACTTTGATGTCATGCTGGAAGCCAAAGAAAAAGACCGGGCCTTGGCCGTATTGATGAAAGACCTGGAAAAAGCAAAAGGCATCAAACGGCTGGAACCGGCCAGTATTGTATTATAA